A window of the Henckelia pumila isolate YLH828 chromosome 3, ASM3356847v2, whole genome shotgun sequence genome harbors these coding sequences:
- the LOC140887343 gene encoding aquaporin TIP1-1-like, which produces MPQSSDYFNVPLRNIAIGNRDEFRQPGAVKAAVAEFISTLIFVFAGSGSGLAYNKLTGNGPASPSGLVSAAIAHGFGLFVAVAVSANISGGHVNPAVTFGLFVGGNISLIRAILYIIAQLLGSVVAVVLLALSTGDWAIPSFSVSGVSIWSAFVFEIVMTFGLVYTVYATAADPKKGEIGIIAPIAIGFIVAANILAGGPFTGAAMNPAVAFGPSLVSFTWANHWIYWAGPLIGGGLAGVIFAVFFISHTHEQAPGDDY; this is translated from the exons ATGCCGCAGTCCAGCGACTACTTCAACGTCCCACTCCGCAACATCGCCATCGGAAACCGCGACGAGTTCCGCCAGCCCGGAGCCGTGAAGGCGGCGGTGGCCGAGTTCATCAGCACCCTTATCTTTGTTTTCGCCGGATCCGGCTCCGGCTTGGCTTACAACAAGCTCACCGGAAACGGCCCCGCATCTCCTTCCGGGCTTGTCTCGGCGGCGATTGCACATGGTTTCGGCCTGTTCGTGGCGGTCGCCGTCAGTGCTAACATCTCCGGCGGCCACGTCAACCCGGCGGTGACTTTCGGTTTGTTCGTCGGTGGGAATATCAGTCTTATTCGCGCTATTTTGTACATCATCGCTCAGTTACTTGGCTCCGTCGTCGCCGTCGTGCTCCTCGCCCTGTCTACCGGTGACTGG GCGATCCCTTCATTTAGCGTCTCCGGAGTATCCATATGGAGTGCCTTCGTTTTCGAAATCGTGATGACTTTCGGGCTGGTCTACACCGTCTACGCCACCGCGGCCGACCCGAAGAAGGGTGAAATCGGAATCATAGCACCCATTGCAATTGGTTTCATCGTGGCAGCCAACATCCTGGCCGGCGGACCCTTCACCGGCGCCGCGATGAACCCTGCGGTGGCTTTCGGCCCTTCCCTCGTTTCCTTCACATGGGCCAACCACTGGATTTACTGGGCCGGACCACTGATCGGCGGCGGGCTCGCCGGAGTCATCTTCGCGGTCTTCTTCATCAGCCATACCCACGAACAAGCTCCCGGCGATGATTACTGA
- the LOC140886679 gene encoding probable aquaporin TIP1-1 has translation MPQSSDYFNAPLRNIAIGNRNEFSQPGAVKAAFAEFFSTLIFVFAGSGSSLAYNKLTGDGPASPAGLVSAAIAYGFSLFVAVSVAANVSGGHVNPAVTFGLFVGGNISLIRAVFYIIAQLLGSVVAVLLLSVSTGVWGAPVFGVSGISIWSAFVFEIVATFALVYTVYATAVDSKKGEIGIIAPLAIGLIVAANILAAGPFTGAALNPAVAFGPALVSFKWTHHWIYWAGPLIGGGLAGVIYEVFFISHSHEQVPGDDY, from the exons ATGCCGCAGTCCAGCGACTACTTCAACGCCCCACTCCGCAACATCGCCATCGGAAACCGCAACGAGTTCAGCCAGCCCGGAGCCGTGAAGGCGGCGTTTGCCGAGTTCTTCAGCACCCTCATCTTCGTTTTCGCCGGATCCGGCTCCAGCTTGGCTTACAACAAGCTCACCGGAGACGGACCCGCGTCTCCCGCAGGGCTTGTATCGGCCGCGATTGCCTATGGTTTCTCCCTGTTCGTGGCGGTTTCCGTCGCTGCTAACGTCTCCGGCGGCCACGTCAACCCAGCGGTGACTTTTGGTTTGTTTGTCGGTGGGAACATCAGTCTTATTCGCGCTGTTTTTTACATCATTGCTCAGTTGCTTGGCTCCGTCGTCGCCGTCTTGCTCCTCTCCGTTTCTACCGGCGTGTGG GGGGCCCCTGTATTTGGAGTCAGCGGAATATCCATATGGAGTGCGTTCGTTTTCGAAATCGTGGCGACTTTCGCGCTGGTTTACACCGTTTATGCCACCGCCGTAGACTCGAAGAAGGGCGAAATCGGAATCATAGCACCCCTTGCAATCGGTTTAATCGTGGCAGCCAACATCCTCGCCGCCGGACCCTTCACCGGCGCCGCACTGAACCCTGCAGTTGCTTTCGGCCCTGCCTTGGTTTCCTTCAAATGGACCCACCACTGGATTTACTGGGCCGGCCCACTGATCGGAGGCGGGCTCGCCGGAGTCATCTACGAGGTCTTCTTCATCAGCCATTCCCACGAACAAGTTCCCGGCGATGATTACTGA